A section of the Bacteroidota bacterium genome encodes:
- a CDS encoding SDR family oxidoreductase, with product MKSVIVTGTSKGIGLDTALAFGRAGYKVFATMRNPEAAPALKQKVKDESLPVTILTMDVDSDESVKQCMDTIYKEVGIIDVLVNNAGIERNGSIEELPMEDFKAVMETNYFGVLRCIKAVLPQMRISRNGCIINITSVAGKIASTPLGPYSASKFALEAISEALAQEVKPFNIRVAIVEPGIIDTQMARDIKKGGDSIYPQVKRFGGLFAASLKTPTNATLVADKILEIANSDSWQLRHPVGPDSIPFLGWRASMTDEQWTDWNAATDEEWYNAVQTSFGLDARMV from the coding sequence ATGAAATCGGTAATTGTTACAGGTACCAGTAAAGGCATTGGCCTTGATACAGCTCTTGCATTCGGACGGGCAGGTTATAAAGTTTTTGCAACGATGCGTAATCCTGAAGCCGCTCCAGCATTGAAACAAAAAGTAAAAGACGAATCATTACCTGTAACTATTTTAACGATGGATGTTGATTCCGATGAATCAGTAAAGCAGTGTATGGACACGATTTACAAAGAGGTTGGAATAATAGATGTATTGGTAAACAATGCAGGAATTGAACGGAATGGATCAATTGAAGAACTGCCAATGGAAGATTTTAAAGCGGTAATGGAAACAAATTATTTTGGCGTACTGCGTTGTATAAAAGCTGTATTACCGCAAATGCGTATCAGTCGTAATGGCTGTATTATAAATATTACTTCTGTTGCAGGGAAAATAGCTAGCACGCCGTTGGGGCCTTATTCAGCTAGCAAGTTTGCATTAGAAGCCATTAGTGAGGCACTTGCACAGGAGGTAAAACCTTTTAATATCCGAGTGGCAATTGTTGAACCGGGTATCATTGATACACAAATGGCAAGGGATATTAAAAAAGGTGGTGACTCAATTTATCCACAGGTAAAACGGTTTGGTGGTTTGTTTGCAGCATCGCTTAAAACACCAACCAATGCAACACTGGTAGCAGATAAAATTTTAGAAATAGCTAATAGTGACAGCTGGCAACTTCGCCATCCTGTTGGGCCAGATTCGATTCCTTTCCTCGGCTGGCGGGCATCTATGACAGATGAACAATGGACAGACTGGAATGCAGCTACTGATGAAGAATGGTACAATGCTGTACAAACCAGTTTTGGTTTGGATGCAAGAATGGTTTGA
- a CDS encoding 1-acyl-sn-glycerol-3-phosphate acyltransferase, translating into MASFIERLKNFKLVRKLVYFIVGMASYPGLMWVNKLTISGTEHIKNLPRKKVLFVSNHQTYFADVITFLQIFSAVKWGKENRLGLPYYLLNPFTRVNYVAAEETMKGSFISRLFLLAGGITVKRTWNKDSKVQRKGLDASDTRKIFTALENNWVITFPQGTTKPFAPGRKGTALIIKQVKPIVVPVVIGGFWRAFNKKGLKFKKKGTQLSVRFKEPLQIDYDAPAEEILKQVMDAIEQSKEYMMKGGHHVS; encoded by the coding sequence ATGGCATCCTTTATTGAACGATTGAAAAATTTTAAACTGGTTCGCAAGCTTGTTTACTTTATTGTCGGTATGGCTTCTTATCCCGGACTGATGTGGGTGAACAAGTTGACAATTTCAGGTACTGAGCATATAAAAAACCTTCCCCGGAAAAAAGTATTATTTGTTAGTAATCACCAGACCTATTTTGCGGATGTGATCACCTTCTTGCAAATTTTCAGTGCTGTAAAATGGGGAAAAGAAAACAGGTTGGGTTTACCATATTATTTATTGAATCCATTTACACGGGTGAACTATGTGGCTGCTGAAGAAACCATGAAAGGTAGTTTTATAAGCCGCCTTTTTTTACTCGCAGGAGGTATTACTGTAAAGCGTACCTGGAATAAAGACAGTAAAGTACAGCGCAAAGGTTTAGATGCATCTGATACAAGAAAAATATTTACTGCACTCGAAAATAACTGGGTCATTACTTTTCCGCAGGGAACTACAAAACCCTTTGCACCCGGCAGGAAAGGAACTGCACTTATCATCAAACAAGTAAAACCAATTGTAGTACCGGTAGTGATCGGTGGTTTCTGGCGGGCATTTAATAAAAAGGGATTGAAGTTTAAAAAGAAAGGCACTCAACTTTCGGTAAGATTTAAAGAGCCACTGCAGATAGACTATGATGCACCCGCCGAAGAGATTTTAAAACAGGTGATGGATGCTATTGAACAAAGCAAGGAATACATGATGAAAGGAGGACATCATGTTAGCTAA
- a CDS encoding acyl-CoA thioesterase yields MDPKKASESLVIMTELVLPNDTNTFSNLMGGRLMYWMDIASALAAMKHCNAPVVTASVDNISFEAPIKLGNVVHIEAKVSRSFNSSMEVHMKVWGEDPLQKFRYKSNEAYYTFVSLDPNGKPRRVPELISETEEEKKLFESALRRRQIRLILGGKMKPEEATELKALFARD; encoded by the coding sequence ATGGACCCGAAGAAAGCTTCAGAAAGTTTGGTCATTATGACGGAACTCGTTTTACCCAATGATACTAATACATTCAGTAACCTGATGGGTGGCCGGCTCATGTATTGGATGGATATTGCTTCCGCTTTGGCGGCCATGAAACATTGTAATGCCCCGGTGGTAACTGCCAGCGTAGATAATATTTCTTTTGAAGCACCTATCAAACTTGGTAACGTAGTACATATTGAAGCAAAAGTTTCCCGTTCATTCAATTCATCTATGGAAGTGCATATGAAAGTATGGGGTGAAGATCCGCTCCAAAAATTCAGGTATAAAAGTAATGAAGCTTATTACACATTTGTTTCTTTAGATCCCAATGGTAAACCCCGCAGGGTGCCTGAATTGATCTCCGAAACAGAAGAAGAGAAAAAATTATTTGAAAGTGCATTAAGAAGAAGACAAATACGCCTGATCCTCGGTGGAAAAATGAAACCGGAGGAAGCTACAGAACTGAAAGCTCTCTTTGCAAGAGATTAA